The sequence CGGGCCTGGTAGTTCCGCACGCCGTTCCAGAACGTCTGCCCGTCCCGCCGCAGGTCGTCGATGGAGTACGCGCCCGGCTCGCTCTTCATCAACCAGAATCTCGCCATTCCGCCGTCTTTCGGTGAAGCCCGTGGAGCGCGCCCGCCGCGCCGCTCCGGCGGCACATCATGGCGCCGCCCTCCGTCCGGATCAAGGGGCAGACCTCTCCGTATCGACCCCGTCGATGATCAACGAGCCGTCGGCGGATACGCGCTTCGAGGGGTGCGAACTGGACGGTGTGGACGGCTATGCCTACGTTTGAAGCTGTTCCGGAAGCCGAGTTTGTGGCACATGTCTGGAAATATGCGTCTGCGTAGCGGCCCGAAGGTGGCGCGGATTCGCCGGGCGGCATACGTTCCGTTCACACTCCCGTCCCACGCTATGAAACGAACCGGCACTCCCGATCTTGGAGACCCGCATGAAGACCGTACGCCTCGTTCTTGCCGCAGCAGCCGTGGCCGCACTCGCGGCCTGTAACGCCACCCCCACCGCGCCGTCGGCCGTGCGGAGCGGCGCCGCCCGCGACGCGGGCAGCGTAGCCCCGTCCGTGTCGGACACCACGAGCCTGGACCTGGGCCAGCTCGGCTCGGGCAACGTGATCCAGCCGGCCTCGAACTAGCCCGCGTCACCCGCCCTGCCGCCGCGTCCCGGCGGCAGGGCGCGCGGATTCGGCCAGCGGCGCGCACGCCCGTCCCCGGCCGCCGTCCGTCCGGCATCTTCCGCATCCCCCGCCGTGCTCCGGCGCGCTCACCCGGTTTCCGGGCGGGCCGCCGGCGCGGCGGGGGTGTTCGCATCTCCCGCGGGTGCGTTATCTTTCCCGCCTCATCGTGCCGCCTGCCCCCGGCCCCGCATCTCCCGCCCGCACCGTTCCGCATCGTCCAGATGACCGCCAGCACCGCCCTGCGCGACGCGTGGATCACGCGCCCCACGCCGAAGCCCAACGCCCATTTCCGCCTGCTGTGCATCCCGCACGCGGGCGGCGGCGCGTCCGCGTTCCGCGGGTGGGGCGACGCGATGCCGCCGCAGGTGGAAGTGTGCCCGGTGCAGCAGCCCGGCCGCGAGCAGCGCATGGGCGAGCCGCCCATCGACCGCGTGGAGCCGCTGGTGCGGCAGCTGGCAGATGCGGTGCTCGCCGGGCCGGACCTGCCGTTCGCGGTGTTCGGCCACAGCAACGGCGCGCTCATCGGCTTCGAGCTCGCGCGCGAGCTGCGGCGCAGGGGCGAGCACGGGCCGGTGCAGCTCTTCGCCTCGGGCCGCCGCGCGCCGGACGTGCAGTCGACGCGCCCCGTCGTGTACGACAAGCCGGACGACGAGTTCATCGCCGAGCTGCGCGAGCTGGGCGGCACGCCGCAGGAGGTGCTGGAGCACCCGGAGCTGATGCGCATCCTCCTCCCGCTTCTCCGCGCGGACGTGGCGCTCAACGAGACGTACGTCTATCGCGACGAGCCGCCGCTGGAGTGCCCGATCACGGCATACGGCGGGCTGGCGGACCTGAAGGCCACGCGCGAGGAGACCGACGCCTGGCGCCGGCACACCGCGGCGGTGTTCACCGCGCGCTACTTCCCCGGCGACCACTTCTTCGTCTTCTCCCACCGCGACCTGGTGCTGCGGACGCTCGCGCAGGACCTGCACGACCTGCTCGTCCGCGGCGGCGGGTACTGACCCTCGGGAACGGTCCGCCGCCGTTCGCCCCCTGTCGGCAAAGGATTGCGCGGACTCCCGCGCCGCGGCCCGGCCCT is a genomic window of Longimicrobiaceae bacterium containing:
- a CDS encoding thioesterase domain-containing protein, encoding MTASTALRDAWITRPTPKPNAHFRLLCIPHAGGGASAFRGWGDAMPPQVEVCPVQQPGREQRMGEPPIDRVEPLVRQLADAVLAGPDLPFAVFGHSNGALIGFELARELRRRGEHGPVQLFASGRRAPDVQSTRPVVYDKPDDEFIAELRELGGTPQEVLEHPELMRILLPLLRADVALNETYVYRDEPPLECPITAYGGLADLKATREETDAWRRHTAAVFTARYFPGDHFFVFSHRDLVLRTLAQDLHDLLVRGGGY